A genomic segment from Peribacillus sp. ACCC06369 encodes:
- a CDS encoding general stress protein, which translates to MSKQVVGIYENGEGAVKVVEELLIQGYKRDEISVVAKDRKETKVVERKTGTKAEEGLATGAATGGVIGGTAGLLAGAGALAIPGIGPLLAAGPIVSALAGVAVGAGTGGLAGTLIGLGISEKEAESYETDIKAGKVLILVDNDIKEGPTTYRR; encoded by the coding sequence ATGAGTAAGCAAGTGGTAGGGATATATGAAAACGGTGAAGGTGCGGTAAAAGTTGTTGAAGAACTTTTGATACAAGGGTATAAACGTGATGAAATTTCTGTTGTTGCAAAAGATCGCAAGGAAACAAAAGTGGTCGAGAGAAAAACTGGTACGAAAGCTGAAGAAGGGTTAGCAACCGGAGCTGCTACAGGTGGAGTTATTGGCGGGACGGCTGGCCTTCTTGCCGGCGCGGGTGCATTGGCTATTCCAGGAATAGGACCGCTGCTCGCTGCTGGACCTATCGTTTCAGCGCTGGCAGGAGTTGCTGTTGGTGCAGGAACCGGGGGATTGGCTGGTACTCTGATTGGATTGGGTATTTCGGAAAAAGAGGCAGAAAGTTATGAAACGGATATAAAAGCCGGAAAAGTTTTAATTTTAGTAGATAATGATATAAAAGAAGGCCCCACTACTTATAGAAGATAA
- a CDS encoding GH25 family lysozyme: MEENIKGIDVSHWQGTINWDEVAKAGVKFVFIKATEGTSYSKLSYFKENAPQALTAGLKVGAYHYAKFATVAEAKAEAVYFLDSISSIALNYPVVLDLEENKKEAKKKTLTDAALVFLEAIEEAGYSAMLYTGKYFLENTLDESRLANYALWIARYNSTLGRSADIWQHSDSGKVSGISTKVDLNIAYRDFTNNVNSFRSPNSRAWETSSSDYTVKRGDTLSLIAKNNKTTVKSLVSLNGIKNPDKIYIGQKLRMK, encoded by the coding sequence ATGGAAGAAAATATAAAGGGAATCGATGTTTCACATTGGCAAGGTACTATAAATTGGGATGAAGTCGCAAAGGCCGGCGTGAAGTTTGTATTTATTAAAGCAACCGAGGGAACGAGTTATTCTAAACTCTCTTATTTTAAAGAAAATGCCCCTCAAGCTTTGACAGCGGGATTGAAAGTCGGGGCCTATCACTATGCAAAGTTTGCTACTGTTGCAGAAGCAAAAGCTGAGGCTGTTTATTTTCTGGATTCGATAAGCTCTATTGCTCTAAACTATCCTGTTGTTCTTGACCTTGAAGAAAATAAAAAAGAGGCAAAGAAAAAAACGCTAACCGATGCAGCACTAGTTTTTTTAGAAGCAATTGAAGAAGCTGGATACTCTGCCATGCTTTATACCGGTAAATACTTTCTTGAAAATACATTAGATGAATCAAGATTGGCGAACTACGCTTTGTGGATTGCCAGATACAACAGCACGTTGGGGCGTAGCGCAGATATTTGGCAGCATTCAGATTCAGGTAAGGTAAGCGGGATCAGCACAAAGGTGGATTTGAATATAGCCTATAGGGATTTTACCAATAACGTAAATTCTTTTAGGTCACCCAACTCCCGTGCATGGGAAACTTCATCATCAGATTATACTGTAAAAAGAGGCGACACACTTAGCTTGATTGCAAAAAACAACAAAACAACCGTAAAATCTCTTGTTAGTCTTAACGGCATTAAAAACCCGGACAAAATTTATATCGGTCAAAAATTAAGGATGAAATAA
- a CDS encoding H-type small acid-soluble spore protein, translated as MDVNRVKQILSSSSDIEVRYNGTSVWIDNLNEDGRTATVHLRGPLEERSKVEIEELKEI; from the coding sequence GTGGATGTTAATCGTGTAAAACAGATTCTTTCTTCTTCATCTGACATTGAGGTGAGATATAATGGCACGTCAGTATGGATTGATAATTTAAATGAAGATGGCAGAACTGCTACAGTACATCTAAGAGGACCATTAGAGGAAAGATCAAAAGTGGAAATTGAAGAACTTAAAGAAATATAA
- the blaOXA gene encoding class D beta-lactamase yields MKKLKVLTVLLILIGAAVLFTCLQQPSGANAAKVNLNIKKLDVDEFFAERDGTFIIREMKKGRTFIHNNDRAEQRFAPQSTFKVPNALIGLQVGAVEDEYDIKYWDGMKREIEVWNQDHTLGSGLRNSVVWYYQAMARDIGKSRMEEWVHKISYGNQDISGGIDQFWLSSSLEISPIEQADFMENLYTEKLPFDKDVMKTVKRMMIQSEGDNYTLYGKTGQGSNIGWYVGFIETKDRDYVFVTNISGTSADAKNITMDILKKYHLMEE; encoded by the coding sequence ATGAAAAAACTTAAGGTCTTGACAGTCCTTTTAATACTTATTGGTGCAGCCGTTCTGTTTACATGCTTGCAACAACCAAGTGGAGCCAATGCTGCCAAGGTTAACCTAAACATTAAGAAGCTTGACGTCGATGAATTTTTTGCTGAACGCGACGGAACTTTCATAATACGTGAAATGAAAAAAGGCAGGACTTTCATCCATAATAATGATCGAGCTGAACAAAGGTTTGCGCCGCAATCGACATTTAAGGTGCCTAATGCACTCATCGGATTACAGGTAGGGGCTGTTGAAGATGAATATGATATTAAATATTGGGACGGAATGAAACGGGAAATTGAGGTTTGGAACCAGGATCATACGCTTGGGTCTGGTCTAAGGAACTCCGTTGTTTGGTACTATCAAGCCATGGCCCGTGACATTGGAAAGAGTCGAATGGAGGAGTGGGTTCATAAGATTTCATATGGCAACCAAGATATTAGTGGAGGAATCGATCAGTTTTGGCTAAGTAGTTCACTCGAAATTTCACCCATTGAACAAGCGGATTTTATGGAAAATTTATATACAGAGAAACTTCCTTTTGATAAGGATGTCATGAAAACCGTAAAACGGATGATGATCCAATCTGAAGGGGACAACTATACGCTTTACGGGAAAACAGGACAGGGGTCAAACATTGGCTGGTATGTTGGCTTTATTGAAACAAAGGATCGTGACTATGTCTTTGTAACGAATATCTCCGGTACTTCAGCAGACGCTAAAAACATCACAATGGACATTTTAAAGAAATATCATTTAATGGAAGAGTAG
- a CDS encoding TerC family protein, with product MELSLLLEYGWVLIILIFLEGLLSADNALVLAIMSKHLPKEQQKKAINIGLLLAFIFRIGAIFIISYLFHVWQVQAIGAAYLIFISLKHLLKRDHGEKDKKVTSYRMTVAQIALADIAFAIDSILAAVALVIALPDTPMGDIGGMDGAKFIVILLGAIAGLIVIRFAAGYFVKILTERPSLETAAMLIVGWVGVKLLMHTLAHPSVHIISHEFVEGPIWNIIFWTVMLLIAVGGWFLSGKTEKKGEGK from the coding sequence ATGGAACTATCGTTATTATTGGAATATGGCTGGGTTTTAATTATTTTAATTTTTTTAGAAGGTTTATTATCTGCTGATAATGCATTGGTTTTAGCCATTATGTCAAAGCATTTACCAAAAGAACAGCAAAAAAAAGCGATCAATATTGGATTGCTATTGGCATTTATTTTTAGGATTGGTGCCATCTTTATTATTTCGTACCTGTTCCATGTTTGGCAAGTTCAGGCAATCGGGGCTGCTTATTTAATTTTCATCTCATTGAAACATTTATTAAAAAGGGACCACGGGGAAAAAGATAAAAAAGTGACAAGCTACCGAATGACTGTTGCGCAAATTGCATTAGCTGATATTGCCTTTGCCATCGATTCCATTTTAGCTGCAGTCGCTCTTGTCATTGCCTTACCAGATACACCAATGGGTGATATAGGAGGTATGGATGGGGCTAAATTCATCGTTATTTTATTAGGAGCAATTGCAGGCTTAATCGTCATCCGGTTTGCAGCAGGATACTTCGTTAAGATATTGACAGAACGGCCTAGCCTCGAAACGGCAGCCATGTTAATCGTTGGTTGGGTAGGGGTTAAGTTATTAATGCATACTCTTGCGCATCCATCCGTGCACATTATTTCTCACGAGTTTGTTGAAGGACCCATTTGGAATATAATCTTTTGGACAGTCATGCTTCTTATTGCTGTAGGCGGATGGTTTTTATCTGGAAAAACAGAAAAAAAAGGTGAAGGTAAATAA
- a CDS encoding LuxR C-terminal-related transcriptional regulator, with protein MKQSMVFNSKKPVYLKDPHNYIKEEHIQLFNLSSVIFVPIVHEQQVFGWLTFDQLGEEFDYSIDELTLLDQVGKRLGLYLSRKDDEVSFGTDIQLTERESMILNLLAEGYNNKKMAELLQLSEHTVRDYVSSLMTKFKAKNRTQVVVYGFRLGLLK; from the coding sequence TTGAAGCAATCCATGGTGTTCAATTCCAAAAAACCGGTATATTTAAAGGATCCCCATAATTACATCAAAGAGGAACATATACAGTTATTTAATCTTTCATCGGTCATTTTTGTACCCATTGTTCATGAACAGCAAGTGTTCGGTTGGCTGACCTTTGATCAATTAGGAGAGGAATTCGATTATTCAATAGATGAACTGACTTTACTTGATCAGGTCGGAAAACGGCTAGGTTTATATTTATCAAGGAAGGATGATGAGGTTTCATTTGGTACCGACATACAATTGACGGAAAGGGAATCCATGATCCTGAATTTGCTGGCAGAGGGATATAACAATAAAAAAATGGCCGAATTATTGCAATTAAGCGAGCATACCGTTAGAGATTATGTAAGCAGCTTAATGACAAAGTTCAAAGCAAAAAACCGTACACAAGTAGTCGTTTATGGATTTCGCTTAGGTCTATTAAAGTAA
- a CDS encoding glucose 1-dehydrogenase gives MRLENKVAIVTGGASGIGASTVQLFAEEGAKVVIADFADHGQAVSDELNGKGYDTLFVKTDVTNENDIKNMIEETVNKYGKLDIMFANAGIARDGNIHELSYEQWQRTIDINLSGVFLSDKYAIEQMRKQSTGGAIVNTGSIHSHAGKPEVTAYSAAKGGVKLLTQTLGSTYAKDGIRVNAVCPGYIDTPLIAEAQGEIRQGLIDLHPIGRLGRAEEVAKAVLFLASDDASFVTGTSLIVDGGYTAV, from the coding sequence ATGAGACTTGAAAATAAAGTGGCGATCGTAACAGGGGGAGCAAGTGGGATTGGAGCCAGTACGGTTCAATTATTTGCAGAAGAAGGCGCAAAGGTGGTCATTGCAGATTTTGCAGATCATGGACAAGCTGTATCAGATGAATTAAATGGAAAAGGGTATGATACTCTTTTTGTTAAAACCGATGTGACGAATGAAAATGACATTAAGAATATGATCGAAGAAACGGTTAACAAATATGGAAAACTGGATATCATGTTTGCAAATGCAGGGATTGCAAGAGACGGAAACATACATGAGTTAAGCTATGAGCAATGGCAAAGAACAATTGATATTAATTTATCCGGTGTCTTCCTATCTGATAAATATGCGATAGAGCAAATGCGGAAACAATCCACTGGCGGTGCCATTGTCAATACAGGCTCCATCCATAGCCATGCTGGGAAGCCGGAGGTGACAGCTTATTCTGCAGCAAAAGGCGGGGTTAAGCTTTTAACACAAACGTTAGGATCGACTTATGCGAAAGATGGCATTCGTGTCAATGCAGTTTGCCCAGGATATATTGATACACCACTTATTGCGGAAGCGCAAGGTGAGATACGACAAGGATTGATCGATTTACATCCAATCGGCCGTTTAGGCAGAGCGGAAGAAGTGGCTAAGGCTGTTCTCTTCCTTGCAAGTGATGATGCATCATTTGTAACAGGCACAAGCCTTATTGTAGACGGCGGATATACGGCAGTATAA
- a CDS encoding CBS domain-containing protein, translated as MTTVRDIMTKDVKVCAPHDSVTAAASIMRDINCGSVPVCEGKKVIGMITDRDIILNCVADGKDCNTSHCHDSMTSNVISCDPDTDAHECARMMADHQIRRIPIVENDEIVGICAIGDLVTVDIHVNEAGEALSHISESTHLEH; from the coding sequence ATGACAACGGTACGTGACATTATGACCAAAGATGTGAAGGTATGTGCACCACATGATTCTGTAACAGCAGCAGCAAGTATTATGCGAGATATCAATTGTGGTTCCGTTCCAGTATGTGAAGGTAAGAAAGTCATAGGCATGATTACAGATCGTGATATTATTTTGAATTGTGTGGCAGACGGTAAAGATTGCAATACTTCTCATTGCCATGATTCTATGACTTCGAATGTAATCAGTTGTGATCCGGATACAGATGCACACGAATGTGCCCGTATGATGGCCGATCATCAAATCCGTCGTATTCCTATTGTAGAAAATGATGAAATTGTTGGTATTTGTGCTATTGGTGATCTTGTAACAGTGGATATTCATGTTAATGAAGCTGGTGAAGCGTTAAGTCACATTTCTGAATCTACTCATTTAGAACATTAA
- a CDS encoding small acid-soluble spore protein H produces MNKQRAKEIAASPVMANVTHNEVPIYIQNVDENNETARIYPLDEPENEQEVPLSNLKE; encoded by the coding sequence ATGAACAAACAACGAGCAAAAGAGATTGCGGCTTCACCAGTTATGGCTAATGTAACCCACAATGAGGTTCCAATCTATATTCAAAATGTGGATGAAAATAATGAAACAGCTAGAATCTATCCTCTTGATGAACCAGAGAATGAACAAGAGGTCCCTTTATCCAATTTAAAAGAATAA
- a CDS encoding VOC family protein has product MKLKKIHHVAIICSDYEKSKNFYVNILGCEIVQETYRAERKSYKLDLMVGGEYQLELFSFPESPNRLSYPEAKGLRHLAFEVEDINQAVKDLEKENIPVEPIRVDELTGKRFTFFCDPDDLPLEIYEK; this is encoded by the coding sequence ATGAAACTAAAAAAAATACATCATGTAGCGATAATTTGTTCCGATTATGAAAAATCAAAAAACTTCTATGTGAACATTTTAGGGTGTGAAATCGTGCAGGAGACATATCGGGCAGAAAGGAAGTCGTATAAATTGGATCTAATGGTCGGAGGGGAATATCAGCTGGAATTGTTCTCATTTCCTGAAAGTCCCAATCGTCTAAGTTATCCAGAAGCAAAAGGGCTAAGACATCTTGCTTTTGAAGTTGAAGATATTAATCAAGCTGTTAAAGATTTGGAAAAAGAAAACATTCCGGTCGAACCTATCCGTGTTGATGAGTTAACAGGAAAAAGATTTACTTTTTTTTGTGATCCGGATGATTTGCCTCTTGAGATATATGAAAAGTGA